A DNA window from Bacteroides cellulosilyticus contains the following coding sequences:
- a CDS encoding helix-turn-helix domain-containing protein, whose product MNVNSNIRKRNKQVISDRYKKVDTTVNGDAERLVEEHREIEKRLYPLRIDQRTVIYVTKDKCTKEYAQKRRRQFGIEPSPERKGGNPRVHIEVEEVGKLVQEGMPLKDIARTLGVSRTTVSKYI is encoded by the coding sequence ATGAATGTAAATTCCAATATCAGAAAACGTAATAAACAAGTTATTTCAGACAGATACAAGAAAGTTGATACAACGGTCAACGGAGATGCCGAACGTCTCGTAGAAGAGCACAGGGAGATTGAGAAAAGGTTATATCCTCTACGCATCGACCAGCGTACTGTTATCTATGTAACCAAAGACAAATGTACCAAGGAATACGCTCAAAAGAGGCGGCGTCAGTTTGGGATTGAACCCTCTCCAGAAAGGAAAGGAGGAAATCCTCGCGTGCATATTGAAGTTGAAGAGGTAGGCAAACTTGTACAGGAAGGGATGCCTCTTAAAGACATTGCTCGTACACTTGGAGTAAGTCGAACTACGGTTAGTAAATATATATAA
- a CDS encoding site-specific integrase, which yields MNHFRQEKPLEGIYFTGFAREVLEKRSRRKSANYAVVYDAIMKHIDQFSELYDCDIFTNSITEEFLDDFIVYLEEYGLRHNTIVGYILKIQSMVRKASQYNYAVDPSYEGIDIRLEETSAVFLSMNEITRIYYYKFEKQDKRRAKERIRDLFVVGCLTALRYSDYSTLTKDNYQGDYIIKRTKKTNVDVKVPAHDYVKEIFEKYGGDIPGGLCIQYFNKYLKVIMKEIGLNDLVTYSYTQGGKLKTVTREKWELISSHTARRSAATNMYLTGRMKTFEIMKLTGHRTEQNFFRYIRLTGDDTARSISGDMFFRK from the coding sequence ATTAACCACTTCCGGCAAGAAAAACCGCTTGAAGGAATTTACTTCACAGGTTTTGCACGCGAAGTACTTGAAAAGAGATCCAGACGCAAGTCTGCAAACTATGCAGTAGTCTATGATGCAATCATGAAGCATATCGATCAATTCTCAGAGTTGTATGATTGCGATATTTTCACCAACTCAATCACTGAGGAGTTTCTGGATGATTTCATTGTCTATCTCGAAGAATACGGATTACGACATAATACAATCGTTGGTTACATCTTAAAAATTCAGTCTATGGTACGAAAGGCAAGCCAGTATAATTATGCGGTAGACCCTTCTTATGAAGGGATTGACATCCGGCTGGAGGAAACCTCAGCCGTATTCCTCAGCATGAACGAAATTACACGCATTTATTATTATAAGTTCGAGAAACAAGATAAACGCAGGGCTAAAGAGCGCATCCGTGATTTGTTTGTGGTAGGGTGCCTCACTGCTCTTCGTTATTCTGATTACTCCACACTGACGAAGGATAACTATCAGGGCGATTATATTATCAAACGGACCAAGAAAACCAATGTAGACGTTAAAGTACCTGCACATGATTATGTGAAAGAAATCTTTGAGAAATATGGCGGTGATATTCCCGGTGGACTTTGCATCCAATACTTTAATAAGTATCTAAAGGTGATTATGAAGGAAATCGGACTGAATGATCTTGTGACTTACTCTTATACACAAGGTGGTAAATTAAAGACCGTCACTCGTGAGAAATGGGAATTGATCAGCAGTCATACTGCGAGGAGAAGCGCAGCTACCAACATGTACCTCACTGGCCGGATGAAGACCTTTGAGATTATGAAACTCACCGGACACCGGACTGAACAGAACTTCTTCCGTTACATCCGGTTGACAGGTGACGATACAGCCCGATCAATTTCCGGGGATATGTTTTTTAGAAAGTAA
- a CDS encoding IS110 family transposase, with product MKRVQSNKLDFSGQNIYVGIDVHLKSWSVAILSEHSVLKRFSQIPEPEALHKYLVSNYPGANYFSVYEAGFCGFWIHEKLMDLGITNIVVNPADVPTMSKEKLRKTDAVDCNKLARELRSGSLEGIYVPKADVLEMRSLIRMRNLIVKDSTRAKNRIKSLLRFHGVEIPEEFTRCSIGCWSKRFLTWLHSLELSTEYGKKTLELHLEQFVRLRMMLLQETRAIREISRKAPFEKPIRLLTSVPGIGVTTAATLMVELDDIVRFKNADHLTSFIGLVPMCHSSGESNGTGDITVRRHFMLRCLLVEAAWIAIRKDPAMTVAYTEYRKRMNPQKSIIKIARRLVNRIYYVLKHEKEYIPCVVK from the coding sequence ATGAAACGTGTACAAAGTAACAAATTAGATTTTAGTGGACAAAATATTTATGTAGGAATTGATGTCCACCTGAAGAGTTGGTCGGTTGCAATTTTATCAGAACACAGTGTTCTGAAGCGGTTCAGCCAAATTCCTGAACCTGAAGCATTGCACAAGTATCTTGTGAGCAATTATCCGGGAGCCAATTACTTCTCTGTGTATGAAGCAGGATTCTGCGGCTTTTGGATACACGAGAAGCTGATGGATTTAGGAATAACCAACATCGTGGTCAATCCTGCCGATGTACCGACCATGAGTAAGGAAAAACTTCGTAAGACGGATGCCGTGGACTGCAACAAGCTGGCTCGTGAATTACGTTCGGGTTCGCTGGAAGGGATATACGTTCCCAAGGCAGATGTCCTCGAAATGCGCTCTTTGATAAGGATGAGAAACCTGATAGTAAAAGACAGCACTCGTGCGAAGAACCGCATCAAGTCATTGCTTCGTTTTCATGGAGTGGAGATACCCGAAGAGTTTACCCGATGCTCGATAGGCTGTTGGTCAAAACGTTTCCTGACCTGGCTGCATTCTCTCGAACTCTCAACGGAGTATGGCAAGAAAACTTTGGAACTGCACTTGGAACAGTTCGTGCGTTTGCGCATGATGCTTCTCCAGGAGACACGTGCCATCCGTGAGATATCACGTAAAGCACCTTTTGAGAAGCCGATACGTCTTCTGACTTCTGTTCCCGGAATAGGCGTTACAACAGCCGCCACCCTAATGGTTGAACTTGACGATATAGTGCGTTTCAAGAATGCTGACCATCTGACTTCTTTCATCGGTCTGGTACCCATGTGCCATTCGAGCGGTGAGAGTAACGGCACAGGAGATATAACGGTACGCCGCCATTTCATGCTCCGGTGCCTTTTGGTAGAAGCTGCATGGATTGCAATCCGTAAGGATCCTGCAATGACAGTAGCCTATACAGAATACCGTAAACGTATGAATCCCCAGAAGTCGATCATAAAGATTGCCAGACGGCTTGTAAACAGAATATATTATGTACTCAAACATGAAAAGGAATATATACCGTGTGTTGTCAAATGA
- a CDS encoding replicative DNA helicase, whose amino-acid sequence MEVNIQLRDDDAEKLVLGTIIIERNALEEVRELLSEESFYNAFHKQIYQAILQVVSSGNRPDMITVKSRLITNGVKFNLVEYMQIASNSTFDLYQYAARLHDLTIRRKFYVIGQYLVSNSYSESEDILDVTNSVSDELASLFKSSSTTVTTINDGLESVYSMINENLSGDRPMTGTPTGFEKIDSKSGGLQKSDLIIIAGETSMGKTSLAVSMMRNAADLGAKIAMYSMEMKKEQITARILSMESGVPANQIMYSRLTDSQLQAVDKGIGKVSGKGIYFDDRSTSNIDTILSSIRYMKLKFGIDGAIVDYLQILNVNMKGANKEQQMGDVARRLKNLAKELDIWIIALSQLNRDTMNPVPTLARLRDSGQIAEAADVVILIYRPEVNKKSYPTDFSNVDTRGTAMIDIAKGRNIGLLRFICGFNAATTCFYNLDSVPLSGSSVADVEDDNPF is encoded by the coding sequence ATGGAAGTTAATATTCAACTACGTGATGACGATGCTGAGAAACTGGTCTTAGGCACCATTATAATAGAGCGCAATGCTCTTGAGGAGGTCAGGGAATTACTGTCAGAAGAATCATTCTATAATGCGTTTCACAAACAGATATACCAAGCCATTCTCCAGGTGGTATCATCCGGTAACAGACCGGATATGATAACTGTCAAAAGCAGACTTATCACCAATGGAGTGAAGTTTAATCTGGTGGAATACATGCAAATTGCCTCTAACAGTACTTTTGACCTGTATCAGTACGCAGCCAGACTTCATGATTTGACCATAAGGCGTAAGTTCTATGTCATAGGTCAATATCTCGTTTCAAACTCTTACTCGGAATCAGAAGATATTCTTGATGTTACTAATTCTGTAAGTGATGAGCTTGCTTCTCTTTTCAAATCCAGCAGTACGACTGTCACGACCATTAATGATGGGCTTGAAAGTGTTTACAGCATGATAAATGAAAATCTATCCGGTGATAGACCAATGACTGGAACTCCTACCGGATTTGAAAAGATAGATTCCAAATCAGGAGGATTACAGAAGTCGGACTTGATAATCATTGCTGGAGAAACAAGCATGGGAAAAACTAGTCTGGCAGTGTCAATGATGCGAAATGCGGCTGATTTAGGAGCTAAGATTGCCATGTATTCTATGGAAATGAAGAAAGAGCAAATAACAGCTCGCATTCTTTCTATGGAGAGCGGTGTTCCTGCCAATCAGATCATGTACTCACGCTTGACAGATTCGCAGTTACAGGCGGTTGACAAAGGTATTGGCAAGGTATCAGGTAAGGGTATTTACTTTGATGACCGAAGTACCTCCAATATTGATACGATACTATCCTCAATCCGTTACATGAAGCTAAAGTTTGGGATTGATGGTGCAATCGTAGACTATTTGCAGATTCTCAATGTCAACATGAAGGGAGCTAATAAGGAACAGCAAATGGGTGATGTGGCAAGGCGGTTGAAGAACCTCGCCAAGGAGCTTGATATCTGGATTATAGCCCTTTCCCAGTTGAATAGGGATACCATGAATCCGGTTCCTACGTTGGCACGGCTTCGTGACAGTGGACAAATAGCAGAAGCCGCCGATGTTGTTATTCTTATCTACCGTCCTGAGGTCAATAAGAAATCTTATCCGACCGATTTTTCCAATGTAGATACTAGAGGAACGGCTATGATAGATATTGCTAAAGGACGAAACATTGGATTGCTACGGTTCATCTGTGGGTTCAATGCCGCTACGACTTGTTTTTATAATCTTGACTCCGTTCCATTATCAGGAAGCAGTGTTGCTGATGTGGAAGACGATAATCCATTTTAA
- a CDS encoding DEAD/DEAH box helicase, whose product MSYVLRDYQQKASDAAVSFFNNKAKKTNAIMVLPTGSGKSLIIADIAARLEGHTLVFQPSKEILEQNFKKLCSYGILDCSIYSASFNSKEISRITFATIGSVKNHPELFIHFKNIIVDECHLVNPKEGMYKDFFDAVKCKVLGLTATPYRLSSSRDFGSMLKFITRTKPHVFSEVIYHVQVSTLLDMGYLAKLNYYPMNPSGWNELNLKVNTTGADYTDKSVQREYERIDFYGYLVHIVQRLMNPRAGGKRKGILVFTRFLKEAERLTVSIPGCAIVSGDTPNSTRDMILKHFKSGEIPVVANVGVLTTGFDYPELDTVVMARPTMSLAMWYQIVGRAIRPHPSKEAGWIVDLCGNIKRFGEVSDLRLFDSGNGKWAVYSNDRQLTNVRF is encoded by the coding sequence ATGAGTTATGTATTGCGTGATTACCAACAGAAAGCCTCTGATGCAGCCGTTTCTTTCTTCAACAACAAAGCGAAGAAAACAAATGCCATCATGGTTTTGCCTACGGGAAGTGGCAAATCGCTTATCATAGCGGATATAGCCGCAAGGCTTGAGGGGCACACTTTGGTGTTTCAGCCAAGCAAGGAAATACTTGAACAGAACTTCAAAAAGCTATGTTCATACGGCATACTTGACTGCTCAATCTATTCGGCTTCCTTCAACTCAAAGGAAATAAGTCGGATAACATTCGCAACAATCGGATCGGTAAAGAATCATCCCGAACTGTTCATCCACTTCAAGAACATCATCGTGGATGAATGTCACCTTGTAAATCCGAAAGAAGGTATGTACAAGGATTTCTTCGATGCGGTGAAGTGTAAGGTTCTTGGCTTGACGGCAACTCCTTATAGGTTGTCTTCCTCGCGTGATTTCGGTTCTATGCTGAAATTCATCACCCGGACAAAGCCCCATGTTTTTTCAGAGGTCATTTACCATGTACAGGTATCAACTTTACTTGATATGGGCTATCTGGCGAAGTTGAACTACTACCCGATGAACCCATCAGGGTGGAATGAACTCAACTTGAAAGTAAATACCACCGGTGCCGACTATACGGATAAATCGGTCCAAAGGGAATACGAACGAATAGACTTTTACGGTTATCTTGTTCACATCGTCCAAAGGTTGATGAATCCCAGAGCAGGTGGTAAGAGAAAAGGCATTTTGGTATTTACCCGGTTCTTAAAAGAAGCCGAACGATTAACTGTGTCTATACCTGGTTGTGCTATCGTTTCCGGTGATACCCCAAACTCTACTCGTGATATGATTCTCAAGCATTTTAAATCCGGTGAAATCCCGGTTGTTGCCAATGTTGGAGTATTGACTACAGGTTTTGATTATCCTGAACTTGATACGGTAGTTATGGCACGTCCTACGATGTCACTCGCCATGTGGTACCAGATAGTCGGTCGAGCTATCCGTCCGCATCCTTCAAAGGAAGCAGGATGGATCGTTGACCTTTGCGGTAACATCAAGCGTTTCGGGGAGGTGTCGGACTTACGGCTGTTTGATAGTGGTAACGGTAAGTGGGCAGTTTATTCTAATGATAGACAATTAACTAACGTAAGATTCTAA
- a CDS encoding recombination protein NinG codes for MPYYIKQKKKKKDKPLPLFDKAGITVKKKPDLKAKLDKEFSLFIRLRDCMPNGYFKCISCRQIKPFGQADCGHYFSRTHLATRFDENNCHAECRACNRFRADHLEGYRVNLIAKIGQLKFDLLKVKAAGTSKMSDFEYEQLIKYYKALNKKLRKEKGL; via the coding sequence ATGCCATACTACATAAAACAAAAGAAAAAAAAGAAAGACAAGCCTTTACCCTTGTTTGATAAAGCAGGGATAACAGTAAAGAAGAAGCCGGATTTGAAAGCGAAACTCGATAAAGAGTTTTCCCTTTTCATCCGGCTTCGTGATTGTATGCCAAACGGTTATTTCAAATGTATCTCATGCAGACAGATAAAACCATTCGGGCAAGCCGACTGCGGGCACTATTTCAGCCGCACGCATCTGGCTACTCGATTTGATGAGAACAATTGCCATGCCGAATGCCGGGCGTGCAACCGTTTCCGTGCCGACCACCTTGAAGGCTATCGGGTGAATCTGATAGCCAAAATCGGGCAACTGAAATTTGACTTGCTGAAAGTGAAAGCTGCTGGTACTTCTAAGATGTCAGATTTTGAGTACGAGCAACTAATTAAGTATTACAAAGCACTCAATAAGAAGTTACGAAAGGAGAAAGGTTTATGA
- a CDS encoding RNA polymerase subunit sigma, producing the protein MIETRKTEIRYVTSDPKKMLNMYLAKRVLKTWEESFIDEDTGETVNIERNEVLFDRGTLIDQDTLAKIRFSMEADGIKEVEVSNQNRLAFENENKFLYPYLAQAQISDKKYKFLLYATGLENACLILKDYIELNYQFGFTLTMIKEFDSCVILTDNLKERKVDDASLAYLKNEITMAEYVDKMDDETEDSDEESKPNEKKFYQIETKITFTEGENEDERVQTFVVNTFNVDRAMMLITHYLKNKEEECEKQAKEKGHEFKKREVHTAIESAKPIPVGRFIPKEFSMAYME; encoded by the coding sequence ATGATAGAAACAAGAAAAACAGAAATCCGGTACGTGACATCTGATCCAAAGAAGATGCTTAACATGTACCTTGCAAAGCGTGTTCTCAAAACATGGGAGGAATCTTTCATTGATGAAGATACCGGTGAAACGGTAAACATTGAACGTAATGAAGTCCTTTTTGATCGTGGTACGCTAATAGACCAAGACACTTTGGCGAAAATTCGTTTCAGTATGGAAGCAGACGGTATCAAGGAAGTGGAGGTCAGCAACCAGAACCGTTTGGCGTTCGAGAATGAGAACAAGTTCTTATATCCTTATCTTGCACAAGCGCAAATAAGCGACAAGAAGTATAAATTCTTGTTGTATGCCACTGGGCTAGAGAATGCTTGCCTTATCTTGAAAGACTACATTGAACTTAATTACCAGTTTGGATTCACCTTGACAATGATAAAGGAGTTCGATTCCTGCGTAATTCTTACTGACAACTTGAAAGAACGCAAGGTTGACGATGCTTCGCTTGCCTATCTCAAAAATGAAATCACTATGGCAGAATACGTTGACAAGATGGACGATGAGACGGAAGATAGTGACGAAGAATCTAAACCGAATGAAAAGAAATTCTACCAGATTGAGACGAAAATCACATTTACGGAAGGGGAGAATGAAGACGAAAGAGTCCAAACCTTTGTCGTGAACACCTTCAACGTTGACAGAGCGATGATGCTTATTACTCACTACCTCAAAAATAAAGAGGAAGAATGTGAGAAACAAGCCAAAGAAAAGGGACATGAGTTCAAAAAGAGGGAAGTTCATACAGCTATTGAATCTGCCAAACCTATTCCAGTTGGGCGGTTTATTCCGAAAGAGTTTTCAATGGCTTATATGGAATAA
- a CDS encoding DUF3127 domain-containing protein has protein sequence MANQITGRIIEISQTVQILSKNGGNPFTKREFILDATTYDPYTGERSEYENVIPLEFSGDKCAELDRYKNDDVVTISFVLQGRSWTNQDGELKRMASIRCYKIEARGGVSQSPQTVSVQHPIQQPAPQPTYQQQPQNFPPPVDANGNVKDDLPF, from the coding sequence ATGGCAAATCAAATAACCGGACGGATAATCGAAATCAGTCAGACCGTCCAAATACTATCCAAGAATGGAGGAAATCCATTTACCAAACGAGAGTTTATTCTTGATGCAACCACATATGACCCTTATACAGGTGAGCGTAGCGAGTATGAGAATGTTATTCCTTTGGAGTTTTCGGGTGACAAATGTGCAGAACTTGACCGCTATAAAAATGATGATGTAGTGACTATATCATTTGTCTTACAGGGGCGTTCATGGACAAATCAGGATGGGGAACTTAAACGTATGGCGTCTATTCGATGCTATAAAATAGAAGCGCGTGGCGGTGTATCGCAATCTCCACAGACTGTATCGGTACAGCACCCAATTCAACAACCGGCACCGCAGCCGACTTATCAGCAGCAACCGCAGAACTTTCCGCCTCCTGTTGATGCGAATGGTAATGTAAAAGATGATTTACCTTTTTAG
- a CDS encoding ERF family protein: MSDQLIYTKIASILKETKAITKSEKNQQQGFKFRGIDNVMNELHELFSKNDVFILQEVQNFTTENRPTKSGGTNTFTRAMIKFRYMTTDGSFVETTNVGEAMDSGDKGMNKAMSIALKYSLLQMFLIPTEESKDPDSITPEETDYLAMALQEVKGAQSVQTLTQIFNSYNSLQGNKDFMNALSTKKKELNNAAQ, translated from the coding sequence ATGAGTGACCAACTTATATACACTAAGATAGCCAGTATTCTAAAAGAAACAAAGGCTATAACAAAGTCGGAAAAAAACCAGCAACAAGGTTTTAAATTCCGTGGCATTGATAACGTTATGAATGAACTTCATGAGTTATTCTCAAAAAATGATGTGTTCATCCTTCAAGAAGTACAGAATTTCACCACTGAAAATAGACCAACGAAAAGCGGTGGTACTAATACATTCACCCGTGCGATGATAAAGTTCCGCTATATGACTACTGATGGTTCTTTTGTAGAAACCACTAACGTAGGAGAAGCGATGGATTCAGGTGATAAAGGAATGAATAAGGCAATGAGTATTGCTTTAAAGTATTCACTGTTGCAAATGTTTCTCATCCCTACAGAAGAATCAAAAGACCCAGACTCAATTACACCGGAAGAAACGGATTATCTGGCAATGGCTCTGCAAGAAGTTAAAGGCGCGCAAAGTGTGCAGACACTAACGCAGATATTTAATAGCTATAACAGTTTGCAGGGGAACAAAGATTTTATGAACGCATTATCCACTAAGAAAAAAGAATTAAACAATGCAGCTCAATAA
- a CDS encoding DNA-binding response regulator yields the protein MNRVLTELTPECEITARMYAQGYEKKEIADLKCRAVSTINNQLQKAFDVLQVRNGRELATMLYERIAGVKFTMDFSPIIRTSVACGLLCVFSLSLYHEQSDMRRARRTRVETIERVRRLE from the coding sequence ATGAATAGAGTATTAACAGAACTCACCCCTGAATGCGAGATTACAGCACGAATGTATGCACAAGGGTATGAAAAGAAAGAAATTGCTGATCTCAAATGCCGAGCAGTTAGCACGATAAACAACCAATTGCAGAAAGCTTTTGATGTTTTGCAGGTGAGGAATGGTCGGGAATTGGCAACCATGCTTTATGAACGGATAGCTGGTGTGAAATTCACAATGGATTTTTCACCTATCATTCGTACATCCGTTGCTTGTGGCTTATTATGTGTCTTTTCTTTGTCGCTTTACCACGAACAGAGCGATATGAGAAGGGCACGAAGAACAAGAGTTGAAACTATTGAAAGAGTAAGGAGGTTAGAATGA
- a CDS encoding NUMOD4 domain-containing protein, which translates to MDEIWKNIEGYEGLYQVSNLGKVRSLDRITLYLSGRKVFTHGRNLKLRYNNVGYVYVFLIKNKIKSFFLIHRLVALAFIPNVSNKPEIDHINTIRDDNRVCNLKWVTKKENRNNPNTKISNKISNKKAKRKWLEVLEKKVIQLDLNGNFIREFKSLHAIEREFGYNRANIARCCKGVKKTCYGFKWMFSGWASVLVLI; encoded by the coding sequence ATGGACGAAATTTGGAAAAATATTGAAGGATATGAAGGTTTATACCAAGTATCCAATTTAGGTAAAGTAAGAAGCCTTGACAGAATCACATTATATTTATCTGGTAGAAAAGTGTTTACACATGGACGCAATTTGAAGTTGAGGTATAACAATGTAGGTTATGTGTATGTATTTCTAATAAAAAACAAAATTAAATCTTTCTTTTTGATTCATAGGTTGGTTGCTCTTGCATTCATACCAAATGTAAGTAACAAGCCCGAAATAGACCACATAAATACCATTCGTGATGATAATCGTGTTTGCAATTTAAAATGGGTTACGAAGAAAGAAAACAGGAATAACCCTAACACAAAAATCTCAAATAAAATATCGAATAAAAAAGCTAAGAGAAAATGGCTTGAAGTTCTTGAAAAGAAAGTAATACAGCTTGATTTAAACGGGAACTTCATAAGGGAGTTCAAAAGTCTCCATGCCATTGAGAGAGAATTTGGCTACAACAGAGCGAACATTGCAAGGTGTTGTAAAGGTGTAAAGAAAACATGTTATGGATTTAAGTGGATGTTTTCGGGTTGGGCGTCCGTACTGGTATTGATATAA